GCTGGACCGCATCAAGCACAGCGTGGTTACCGTGCTGATGACGGTACAGGTGCGCAGCGATGCCGACCTGGACACCGTGTTCCCGCACGAAGTGGAAGACATCGAGATGCACCACGACGACCTGGCCCCGGCCGCCGAAGAGGAAGGCAACCCCTACTCGCCGGAAGCACTGGCCGCCCAGGGCATCCGCGTTGGCCGCAACGACCCCTGCCCGTGCGGCAGCGGTCAGCGCTACAAGCAGTGCCACGGCAAGCTGGTCTGAACCGGCTCCCGCTAACGAAACCGCCAACCTGGGTTGGCGGTTTTTTATTGCCGCAGGGAAACCATGCCCACTCTCCCCGCCTCCGCCTGGCCCGCCGTTTTGTTGCTGGCCACCGCCAGCCTGATGCTGCTGGGCGCGCAGCGCCGTAGCGGCCTGCTGCTGCTGGGCGCCAGCCTGCCGGCAGCACTGTGGGGTAGCTGGCTGAGCCTGCCGGCGCTGCCACCACTGCTGCTGGCGGCTGCCCTGCTCCAGTGGCAACAGGTGCGGGCAAGCACTCCCGTACTGGCCATATTGTGGCTGCTGGCCCTGGCGCTGGGCCTGCACTTGCTGCCGGGCTTTACCGGCATCACGCTGTGGCAAGGCCGGCTGGCGCCGGACAGCAGCCTGCTGCTGCTGCGCTGGAGCCTGGACAAGGCGCTGGGCGGCTGCCTGTTGTTGCTGCTCTACGCCGAATGGCAGCCGCGACCCTGCGGCCAACGTTGGCCGCAGCTGGCACTGGCTGCCCTGCTGCTGGCGCTGGCCGTCGCCGCCGCGCTGTTGCTGGGGCTGGTGCACATCGATGTGAAATGGCCGGCGTGGTGGCCGTTCTGGCTGATCGGCAACCTGCTGTTCACCTGCCTGGCCGAGGAAGCGCTGTTCCGCCGCGCGCTGCCGCAGCTGCTGCCGGCAAGCTGGACGCCGCTGGCACGCATGCTGGTCTGCAGCCTGCTGTTCGGTCTGGCCCATGCCGCCGGCGGGTCGTTGTGGGTGCTGTGCGCCAGCCTGGCCGGCATGGCCTATGCGCTGGTCTACCGTGCCGGCGGCCGGCTGGGCTGGGCCATACTCGCCCATGTCGGCTTCAACAGCCTGCACCTGGCGCTGCTGAGCTACCCGCAGCTGCAATAATCACCGTCTGCAAGGTTGGCCGCCTACCCGGCCGCCGCCATGAAAAAACCCCGCCGCAGCGGGGTTTTGCATGCCGGGCCGGCCTTGCGGCCAACCTTGGGCTTACACCAGCAGGCAGGAGCTTTGCGACTTGTCGCTCACCGGGTGCAGCACGATCTCTTCCTTGCTGCAGCGTTCCTGCGCCAGCGGGCAGCGGGTACGGAACACACAGCCGGACGGCGGATTCATCGGGCTGGGCAGGTCGCCCTGCAGAATCTGGATCTGCTTGTTCTTTTCCAGCTTCGGGTCCGGAATCGGAATCGCCGACAGCAGTGCGCGGGTGTACGGGTGGCTGGGCGCGTCGTACAGCGCGTACTTCTCGGCCAGCTCCATCTCGCGGCCCAGGTACATCACCAGGATGCGGTCGGAGATGTGCTTCACCACCGCCAGGTCGTGGGCGATGAAGATCAGCGCCAGGCCCATCTCGCGCTGCAGCTCTTTCAGCAGGTTGATGATCTGCGCCTGAATGGATACGTCCAGCGCCGATACCGGCTCGTCACAGATGATCAGCTTGGGCTCCAGGATCAGCGCGCGGGCGATGCCGATACGCTGGCACTGGCCGCCGGAGAACTCGTGCGGGTAGCGGTTGATCATCTGCTCGCGCAGGCCGACCTTGCCCATCATGGCGCGCACGCGCTTGTCCACCTCGGCGGAGGACAGCTCCGGACGATGCACGCGCAGCGGCTCGCCGATGATCTGGCCGATGTTCATGCGCGGGTTCAGCGAGGCCAGCGGATCCTGGAAGATCATCTGGATATCCTTGCGCACCGCCAGCCAGTCCTTCTCGCTGCCCTTGGTCAGGTCCTTGCCCATCCACACGATTTCGCCGGACTTGGCCGGGTGCAGGTTGAGGATGGCGCGGGCCAGGGTGGACTTGCCGCAGCCGGATTCGCCGACCACGCCCAGGGTTTCACCGGCGTACAGGTCGAAGCTGACGCCATCGACCGCTTTCAGGGTTTTCTTCGGGGTCCACGGCCAGGCGTTGTTGCTCTTCACCTGGAAGTGCACCTTGACGTCGCGGACCGACAGGATGGGCTTGCGTTCAGACATGCGCCTTCTCCTTGATGATCTGCAGTTCAGCTACCGGCTTGTGACAGGCACGCAGCACGGACGGGTTGTTGCTGGCGGCTTCCAGCGTCGGCAGCACGGCCGCGCAGTGCGCGTCGGCATGCGCGCAGCGTTCGGAGAACGGACAGCCCTTGGGCATGTGCGCCATGTTCGGCGGATTGCCGGGGATGCTCACCAGGGTGTCGCCCTCGTGGTCCAGGCGCGGCAGTGCGCCCAGCAGGCCGATGGTGTACGGGTGGGTAGGGTGGTAGAAGATGTCGTCGGCCTTGCCGTACTCCATCACGCGGCCACCGTACATCACCATCACTTTTTCACACAGGCCGGCCACTACACCCAGGTCGTGGGTGATCATGACGATGGCGGTGCCGAAGTCGCGCTGCAGATCCTTCAACAGGCTGAGGATCTGCGCCTGCACGGTCACGTCCAGCGCGGTGGTCGGTTCGTCGGCGATCAGCACTTCCGGCTCGCACAGCAGGGCCATGGCGATCATCACGCGCTGGCGCATGCCGCCGGAAAACTCGTGCGGGTACATGTCGATGCGGCGTGCCGCTTCCGGAATGCGCACCGCTTCCAGCAGCTCGATGGCGCGCTTCCTGGCTTCGCGACGGGTCATGCCCTTGTGCAGCTGCAGTACCTCGGTCATCTGGCGCTCTACCGTCAGGTAGGGGTTCAGCGAGGTCATCGGGTCCTGGAAGATCATCGACAGGCGGTCGCCGCGGATCTGGTTCAGCTCCTTCGGGCTCATCGCCAGCAGGTTCTTGCCCTTGTACAGCGCCTCACCGGTGGTTTTGCCGTTCTTGGCCAGCAGGCCCATCATCGCCAGCACGCTCTGGCTCTTGCCGGAGCCGGATTCACCGACGATACCCAGGGTCTGGCCCTTTTCCAGCTCGAAGTTCACTCCGTTGACGGCATACACGTAGCCATCGGGGGTCTGGAACTGTACCCCCAGGTTTTTTACTTGCAACAGGCTCATGGTGTGCTCCTCAACGATCCTTCGGGTCCAGCGCGTCGCGCATGCCGTCGCCGATATAGTTGGCGCAGTACAGGGTGATGGACAGCAGGCCAGCCGGGAACAGCAGGATCCACGGCGTGGTTTCCATTACCTTGGTGCCGTCTTCGATCAGTACGCCCCAGCTGGTCATCGGCTCCTGTACGCCCAGGCCCAGGAAGGACAGCACGGATTCGGTCAGGATCACGCCCGGCACGGTTACGGTGGTATAGATCACCACGATGCCCAGCAGGTTCGGCACCACGTGACGGAAAATGATGCTGCCGGTGGAAACGCCGATGGCGCGGGCGGCCTCGATGTATTCCTTGGACTTGATGGACAGCGTCTGGCCGCGCACCACGCGCGCCATGTCCATCCACGAGAACACGGTGATGGTGAGCACCACCAGGTAGAACTCGCGGCCCAGCAGGGTCACCATCAGGATGGCGATCAGCAGGTAGGGCACGGCGTACATCATGTCGACGATACGCATCATCAGGGTATCCACCTTGCCGCCGAGGAAGCCGGCGGTGGCGCCCCAGACGATGCCGATGGTCACCGAGGCGATGGTGGCCAGCAGGCCCACCATCAGCGAGATGCGGCCACCGATCAGGCAGCGCACCAGCAGGTCGCGGCCCAGTTCGTCGGTGCCGAAGTAGTGGCTGTTCACCAGGGTGGGCGGAATGCTCATCGCGTTCCAGTCGGTATCTTCATAGCTGTGCGACAGCAGCAGCGGGCCGAAGATACAGGCCAGGGTGATGACGGTCAGGATGACCAGGCTCAGTACGGCAGCCTTGTTGCGGAAAAAGCGGTCGCGGGCATCGCGCCACGGGCTGCGGCCATCCACGGCCACGTTGGCGGCAATCGATTCTGCCGCGGCCTGCTGTTTTTTGCGGGACAACATGTTCGGTATTCCTCGTAGCGCTTAGTAGCGGATCTTCGGATCAAGCAGGGCGTAGGCCAGGTCAACCAGCAGGTTGAGCACTACGGCCACCACGGTAACCAGCACCACCAGACCCAGTACCAGGGTGTAGTCGCGGTTGGCCGCACCGTTCACGATCAGCTTGCCAAGACCTGGCAGGGAAAACACCGACTCGGTCACCACCGCGGCGGTGATGGAGGAAATCGCCAGCGGGCCCAGTACCGACACCACCGGCATCAGCGCCGGCTTCAGCGAATGGCGGAACACGATGGTGCGCAGCGGCAGGCCCTTGGCCTTGGCGGTGCGGATGAAGTTGGAGTTCAGCACCTCGATCAGGCTGCCACGCATCACGCGGCCGATGGTGGACACGTTGATGAAGGTGAGCAGCGCCATCGGCAGCAGCATGTAGGCGATCTGGAAATCGTTCCAGCCACCGGCCGGCGATACCTTCAGCCAGATGGCGAACACCATGATCAGCACCGGGCCGATGATGAAGGACGGGAAGGCACTGCCCAGGTTGCCGATCAGCATCACCAGGTAGTCGACCATGCTGTTCTGGCGCAGGGCGGCAATGATGCCAAGGCCAACACCGATGAACACGGAGATCAGCAGCGAGCCGCCACCGATGGCCAGCGATACCGGCAGCGCATTGGCCACCAGGTCGTTCACGCTCCAGTCGGCGTAGCGGAAAGAGGCGCCCAGGTCACCCTGCAGCAGGCTCTTCAGGTAATAGAGGTATTGTTGCCACAGCGGCAGGTCGAGGTGGTATTTGGCTTGCAGGTTGGCAAGCACGGCCTCGGACACCTTGCGTTCGCTGTCGAACGGGCCACCCGGGGTGGCATGCAACATCAGATAACAGACGGTGATGACGAGCAACAGCGTGGGAATCGTCATCAGTACGCGGCGAAAAGCGTAAGACCACATAGAGGGGTACTCCAAGTCGGGGGGGCGAGTGTCCGGTCGGTGGAGCGACAGCCAGGCTGCACTCGCCTGTCTCTTGTGAAGACAGCAGGCACCAGACACACCGACACACTACTAACAACTATAAACAAGCCGGGCATCCGTGATACGGGCCCGGCCTTGGACAGCGGGGAAGCTGCGCCTCCCCGCTCTGCATCAGGCACTTGGTATGTACACGATCTCGCGAGCTAGGGCGAAACAAGGCAAAAATGGCTGCGGAAGCGGAATTTACACAAAGTAAATGAGCATTCCGAAGGCGTTTTTAACGCTGTATCGCCAACGCGCTGCAGATCGTGCACAGCCACTTAGTGCTTGATGATGTACAGGTCCTTGTTGCGGTAGCGGTCCATCGGGTTCTTGGTGGAGTAGCCACCAACGTAGGACTTGACCAGACGCGGTACGGTGTACTGCAGCAGCGGCAGCATCGGGTAGTCGTCCATGATCATCTTGGTAGCCTGGGTGAACAGCTGCTTGCGCTTGGCTGCATCCTGGGTCTGGTTACCTTGTTTGATCAGTTCTTCTGCCTTCGGGTTGCAGTTGCCGTTGTCGTTCTGGTCGTTGTCGCACTGAACCAGCGCCAGGAAGGTGGTAGCGTCGTTGTAGTCGGCTACCCAACCGTTACGGGCGATCTGGTAGTCATGGTCGTGGCGCTTCTTCAGCAGCACCTTGAACTCCATGTTTTCCATTTCGGTGTTCAGGCCCAGCTTGGATTTCCACTCGGAAGCGGCGAAGATCGCCATCTTCTTGTGGTATTCACTGGTGTTGTAGGTGAACTTGATCTTGGTGCCCGGTTGCACGCCGGCAGCGGCCAGCAGCTTCTTGGCTTCAGCCACGCGCTGTGCCATCGGCCATTTCGCCCAGTCGTAAGCGGTTACGTCGGCGCCGGAGGTGCCGCGTACGATCACGCTGTAGGCCGGAACCTGGCCGTCGGCGGTGATCTTGGCGGACAGGATGTCACGGTCGATCACCATGGACAGCGCCTTGCGCACGCGCACGTCCTTCAGCAGCGGATCCTTCACGTTGAAGGAGTAGTAACGCAGGCCCAGCATCGGCGCGTTGCGGATATCCTTCGGCAGTTCGGTCTTGTACTTGGCGTAGGTGTCAGGCGGCAGCTGGTAAACCCAGTCGTTTTCGCCGGACTGGAACAGTTTCACGTCGGCAAAGCCGTCTTCAACCGGCAGGTAGGTGACCTTGGTCAGCTGTACATTGCCCTTGTCCCAGTAGGTCGGGCTCTTTTCGATGATCAGCTTGCTGTTCACCATCCAGTCTTTCAGCACGAAAGCACCGTTGCTGACCAGCTTGCCCGGCTTGGTCCATTCCTTGCCGAACTTCTCGATGGCGGCTTTCGGCTCAGGGCCCAGCTGGGTGTTGGACACCAGTTCCGGCATGAAGGCTACCGGGTACGGGGTCTTGATTTCCAGGGTGAACTTGTCGATGGCTTTCACGCCGACTTCAGCCAGCGGTTTCTTGCCTTCAGCAACTTCCTTGCCGTTCAGCAGGAAAATGCCGTAGGTAGTAGCGTACGGAGAGGCAGTTTTCGGATCCAGGAAGCGACGGATACCGTATACGAAGTCGTCAGCGGTCACGCTGGAGCCGTCAGACCACTTGGCTGTCTTGCGCAGCTTGAATACCCAGGTAGTCGGGTCGGTCTGTTTCCAGGACTCGGCCACACCCGGCACTACCTTGCCGTCGGCGTCGGTAGCGGTCAGACCTTCGAACAGGTCACGGGCGATGTTGTTGGCACCCACGGATTCGGCCAGTGCCGGGTCCAGGGATTCGGCTTCGGAACCGTTGTTACGGATCAGCTCCTGCTTGGCAGCCAGCTGTACGCCTGCCGGCACTTTGGCGGCAAAAGCCGGTGCAGCCAGGGCCATGGCAACGGAAGCGGCTACGACGCTGAAAGTCATCGCTTTTTTCATATTCTCCTGCTCTCCTTGAACAAGAAACGACCTGCACGGCGCAGGTCGTTCTGAAAACAATCTGTGTGTATACAGTACGCAAAAGCGGAGCCATTATGCACAGCAGACATAGCTGCTACAAGTACGAAAACCCGGTTTTCTGGCTAAACCCGCATGGATGCGTGGCATTTCATTCATAGAAATGTGGTAAACACACCATTTTCATGCCAAGGCATGAGTTCCACTCATGGCAGGCATCGCCAGTGAACATGCTCTCCGGCACGCAGCGGCACCAGTTCTTCTTCACCATAGGCGAGCGTGGCCGGCAGCTGCCAGCTTTCTTTCACCAGCGTGATGGTATCGGCATTGCGTGGCAGGCCATAAAATGCCGGACCATTGAAACTGGCGAACGCTTCCAGCTTGTCCAGCGCGCCGGCCTGCTCGAAGGCTTCGGCATACAATTCGATGGCAGCGTTGGCGGTGTACATGCCGGCGCAACCACAGGCGGCCTCCTTGGTGTTGCGTGCGTGCGGCGCGCTGTCGGTACCCAGGAAGAACTTGCTGCTGCCGCTGGTGGCGGCGGCGACCAGTGCCTCGCGGTGCACTTCGCGCTTCAGTACCGGCAGGCAGTAGTGATGCGGGCGGATGCCGCCGGTGAACAGCGCGTTGCGGTTCATCAGCAGGTGGTGGGCGGTGATGGTGGCGGCCACGTTGTCCGGCGCGGCGGCCACGTACTCCGCCGCCTGGCGGGTGGTGATGTGCTCGAACACCACGCGCAGCTGCGGCAGGCGCTGCATCAGCGGTGCGAACACGGTATCGATGAACACCGCTTCGCGGTCGAACACGTCCACGCTCGGGTCGGTCACTTCGCCGTGCACCAGCAGCGGCATGCCCACTTCCGCCATCGCTTCCAGCGCCACCATGGCATTGGCCACGTCGCGCACGCCGGCATCGGAGTTGGTGGTGGCACCGGCCGGATACAGCTTGATGCCGTGCACGAAGCCGCTGGCCTTGGCCTTGCGCACTTCTTCCGCGGTGGTGGTCTCGGTCAGGTACAGCGTCATCAGCGGCTCGAAATGGCTGCCGGCCGGACGCGCGGCCAGAATGCGCTCGCGGTAGGCGGCGGCGGCTTCCAC
This Vogesella sp. LIG4 DNA region includes the following protein-coding sequences:
- a CDS encoding CPBP family intramembrane glutamic endopeptidase encodes the protein MPTLPASAWPAVLLLATASLMLLGAQRRSGLLLLGASLPAALWGSWLSLPALPPLLLAAALLQWQQVRASTPVLAILWLLALALGLHLLPGFTGITLWQGRLAPDSSLLLLRWSLDKALGGCLLLLLYAEWQPRPCGQRWPQLALAALLLALAVAAALLLGLVHIDVKWPAWWPFWLIGNLLFTCLAEEALFRRALPQLLPASWTPLARMLVCSLLFGLAHAAGGSLWVLCASLAGMAYALVYRAGGRLGWAILAHVGFNSLHLALLSYPQLQ
- the oppF gene encoding murein tripeptide/oligopeptide ABC transporter ATP binding protein OppF encodes the protein MSERKPILSVRDVKVHFQVKSNNAWPWTPKKTLKAVDGVSFDLYAGETLGVVGESGCGKSTLARAILNLHPAKSGEIVWMGKDLTKGSEKDWLAVRKDIQMIFQDPLASLNPRMNIGQIIGEPLRVHRPELSSAEVDKRVRAMMGKVGLREQMINRYPHEFSGGQCQRIGIARALILEPKLIICDEPVSALDVSIQAQIINLLKELQREMGLALIFIAHDLAVVKHISDRILVMYLGREMELAEKYALYDAPSHPYTRALLSAIPIPDPKLEKNKQIQILQGDLPSPMNPPSGCVFRTRCPLAQERCSKEEIVLHPVSDKSQSSCLLV
- a CDS encoding oligopeptide/dipeptide ABC transporter ATP-binding protein; translation: MSLLQVKNLGVQFQTPDGYVYAVNGVNFELEKGQTLGIVGESGSGKSQSVLAMMGLLAKNGKTTGEALYKGKNLLAMSPKELNQIRGDRLSMIFQDPMTSLNPYLTVERQMTEVLQLHKGMTRREARKRAIELLEAVRIPEAARRIDMYPHEFSGGMRQRVMIAMALLCEPEVLIADEPTTALDVTVQAQILSLLKDLQRDFGTAIVMITHDLGVVAGLCEKVMVMYGGRVMEYGKADDIFYHPTHPYTIGLLGALPRLDHEGDTLVSIPGNPPNMAHMPKGCPFSERCAHADAHCAAVLPTLEAASNNPSVLRACHKPVAELQIIKEKAHV
- a CDS encoding ABC transporter permease subunit; translated protein: MLSRKKQQAAAESIAANVAVDGRSPWRDARDRFFRNKAAVLSLVILTVITLACIFGPLLLSHSYEDTDWNAMSIPPTLVNSHYFGTDELGRDLLVRCLIGGRISLMVGLLATIASVTIGIVWGATAGFLGGKVDTLMMRIVDMMYAVPYLLIAILMVTLLGREFYLVVLTITVFSWMDMARVVRGQTLSIKSKEYIEAARAIGVSTGSIIFRHVVPNLLGIVVIYTTVTVPGVILTESVLSFLGLGVQEPMTSWGVLIEDGTKVMETTPWILLFPAGLLSITLYCANYIGDGMRDALDPKDR
- the oppB gene encoding oligopeptide ABC transporter permease OppB, producing the protein MWSYAFRRVLMTIPTLLLVITVCYLMLHATPGGPFDSERKVSEAVLANLQAKYHLDLPLWQQYLYYLKSLLQGDLGASFRYADWSVNDLVANALPVSLAIGGGSLLISVFIGVGLGIIAALRQNSMVDYLVMLIGNLGSAFPSFIIGPVLIMVFAIWLKVSPAGGWNDFQIAYMLLPMALLTFINVSTIGRVMRGSLIEVLNSNFIRTAKAKGLPLRTIVFRHSLKPALMPVVSVLGPLAISSITAAVVTESVFSLPGLGKLIVNGAANRDYTLVLGLVVLVTVVAVVLNLLVDLAYALLDPKIRY
- a CDS encoding peptide ABC transporter substrate-binding protein, whose translation is MTFSVVAASVAMALAAPAFAAKVPAGVQLAAKQELIRNNGSEAESLDPALAESVGANNIARDLFEGLTATDADGKVVPGVAESWKQTDPTTWVFKLRKTAKWSDGSSVTADDFVYGIRRFLDPKTASPYATTYGIFLLNGKEVAEGKKPLAEVGVKAIDKFTLEIKTPYPVAFMPELVSNTQLGPEPKAAIEKFGKEWTKPGKLVSNGAFVLKDWMVNSKLIIEKSPTYWDKGNVQLTKVTYLPVEDGFADVKLFQSGENDWVYQLPPDTYAKYKTELPKDIRNAPMLGLRYYSFNVKDPLLKDVRVRKALSMVIDRDILSAKITADGQVPAYSVIVRGTSGADVTAYDWAKWPMAQRVAEAKKLLAAAGVQPGTKIKFTYNTSEYHKKMAIFAASEWKSKLGLNTEMENMEFKVLLKKRHDHDYQIARNGWVADYNDATTFLALVQCDNDQNDNGNCNPKAEELIKQGNQTQDAAKRKQLFTQATKMIMDDYPMLPLLQYTVPRLVKSYVGGYSTKNPMDRYRNKDLYIIKH
- the pyrC gene encoding dihydroorotase produces the protein MKLTITRPDDWHLHLRDGIAMQAVLPDTCRQMGRAIVMPNLKPPVTTVEAAAAYRERILAARPAGSHFEPLMTLYLTETTTAEEVRKAKASGFVHGIKLYPAGATTNSDAGVRDVANAMVALEAMAEVGMPLLVHGEVTDPSVDVFDREAVFIDTVFAPLMQRLPQLRVVFEHITTRQAAEYVAAAPDNVAATITAHHLLMNRNALFTGGIRPHHYCLPVLKREVHREALVAAATSGSSKFFLGTDSAPHARNTKEAACGCAGMYTANAAIELYAEAFEQAGALDKLEAFASFNGPAFYGLPRNADTITLVKESWQLPATLAYGEEELVPLRAGEHVHWRCLP